The following proteins come from a genomic window of Gottfriedia acidiceleris:
- the cdaA gene encoding diadenylate cyclase CdaA has translation MPSLHINFLQYLQNGLDILIVWFVIYRLIIIIQGTKAVQLLKGVTIIIVVKVLSSLFGLHTLQFLMDQALTWGFLAVIIIFQPELRRALEQLGRGRFFSRTTGSGINDRNDIVENIAKATEYMAKRRIGALISFERQTGMGDYIESGIRMNANLSSELLINIFIPNTPLHDGAVIIQGEKITAAACYLPLSESAFISKELGTRHRAAVGISEVTDSITIVVSEETGAVSVARNGNLYRELSKDELINLLNTELKSPEESTTSKWNWKVKRNG, from the coding sequence ATGCCTTCTTTACATATAAATTTTTTACAGTATTTACAGAATGGATTAGATATCCTAATAGTTTGGTTTGTTATTTATAGATTAATTATCATTATTCAAGGGACGAAGGCTGTCCAACTCTTAAAGGGTGTTACAATCATTATTGTTGTAAAAGTATTAAGCAGCCTATTTGGACTGCATACCTTACAATTTTTAATGGATCAAGCATTAACATGGGGATTCTTGGCGGTTATTATTATCTTTCAACCTGAATTAAGGAGAGCACTAGAACAGCTTGGACGTGGCCGTTTCTTCTCTAGAACGACAGGTAGTGGGATTAATGACCGAAATGATATTGTTGAAAACATTGCAAAGGCCACTGAATACATGGCTAAACGAAGAATAGGTGCACTTATTTCATTTGAGAGACAAACAGGTATGGGTGACTACATAGAGTCCGGTATTCGTATGAATGCTAATTTATCATCAGAATTATTGATTAATATCTTTATACCAAATACACCACTACATGACGGAGCGGTAATTATACAAGGTGAAAAGATTACAGCAGCAGCCTGTTATTTACCTTTGTCTGAGAGTGCATTTATTTCAAAGGAATTAGGAACGAGACATCGAGCGGCAGTTGGTATCAGTGAAGTTACTGACAGTATTACGATTGTGGTTTCCGAGGAAACAGGTGCAGTTTCAGTAGCAAGGAATGGAAATCTATACAGAGAATTATCAAAAGACGAGCTTATAAATTTATTAAATACTGAACTAAAATCACCAGAAGAGTCCACTACATCTAAATGGAATTGGAAGGTGAAACGTAATGGATAA
- the rocF gene encoding arginase → MLKDISIIGVPLDLGQTRRGVDMGPSAIRYAQLHERIERMSYQVEDLGDILVERTPVIEDNSEHNLKNLKSVKETCEKLAAEVDEVIKRNRMPLVLGGDHSIAIGTLAGVSKHYNNLGLIWFDAHGDLNTAETSPSGNIHGMSLAVSLGHGHDLLTKIGGYFPKVKPENVIIIGARDLDEGERAIIKELGIKVYTMHEIDKLGMTKVMEESIDHLKGCDGVHLSLDLDGLDPIHVPGVGTPVPGGITYREGHLAMEMLSDADIITSIEFVEVNPILDERNRTAIVAVALIGSLLGEKLL, encoded by the coding sequence ATGTTAAAAGATATTTCAATTATTGGAGTACCACTAGATTTAGGACAAACTAGACGTGGAGTAGATATGGGGCCAAGTGCAATTAGATATGCACAATTACACGAACGTATTGAAAGAATGTCTTATCAAGTAGAAGACTTAGGTGATATTTTAGTAGAACGTACACCAGTTATAGAAGATAATTCAGAACATAATTTAAAGAACTTAAAATCTGTAAAAGAAACATGTGAAAAGCTTGCTGCTGAAGTAGATGAAGTTATTAAAAGAAACAGAATGCCACTAGTACTTGGCGGTGATCATAGTATCGCAATCGGTACATTAGCAGGTGTATCAAAACATTATAATAATCTAGGATTAATTTGGTTTGATGCACATGGAGATTTAAATACTGCTGAAACATCACCTTCTGGTAATATTCATGGTATGTCATTAGCTGTTTCTTTAGGTCATGGTCACGATTTATTAACGAAAATAGGTGGATACTTCCCTAAAGTAAAACCAGAGAACGTGATCATTATTGGCGCACGTGATCTTGATGAAGGCGAAAGAGCAATTATTAAAGAACTAGGAATTAAAGTTTATACAATGCATGAAATTGATAAATTAGGAATGACAAAAGTAATGGAAGAAAGCATTGACCACTTAAAAGGTTGTGATGGTGTACACTTATCTTTAGATCTTGATGGTCTAGATCCAATTCACGTTCCTGGAGTAGGTACACCTGTTCCTGGAGGTATCACTTATAGAGAAGGTCACTTAGCGATGGAAATGTTATCTGATGCTGATATCATTACTTCAATTGAATTCGTAGAAGTTAATCCAATCTTAGACGAAAGAAATAGAACAGCAATCGTAGCCGTTGCATTAATAGGCTCATTATTAGGTGAGAAGTTACTTTAA
- a CDS encoding IS1182 family transposase, which yields MISNQESFTLSPFMALYDLIVPKDNILRQINELVDFTFVLEELKNKYCLDNGRNAVPPIRMFKYLLLKSIFDLSDVDVVERSKYDMSFKYFLDMAPEESVINSSSLTKFRKLRLKDVELLDMLINKTVEIALEKELIKSTSIIVDATHTRSRYNQKSPKEFLMEKSKLLRKAVYQINEGMRGKFPQKPTTNDLIDEIKYSQKVIQSVEKEESIREYPKVKEKLNYLKEIVEDYEGNLEFSHDPDAKTGHKSADTSFFGYKTHIAMNEERLITAALVTTGEKNDGKYLQTLIEKSCETGMEIDTVIGDTAYSEIDNLQYVNENELKLVSKLNPTITHGTRKKEDEFQYNKDAGMYVCKAGHMAIRKRRQERKNQKKNPRDMYYFDIEKCKKCPFKDGCYKEGAKSKSYSVTIKSTEHKEHAQFQESEYFKEKSKERYKIEAKNSELKHRHGYNVANSTGLLGMEMQGAMAIFAVNLKRILTLMKEEK from the coding sequence ATGATCTCAAATCAAGAATCTTTTACTCTCAGTCCTTTCATGGCTTTATACGATTTAATTGTTCCGAAAGATAATATACTTCGTCAAATAAATGAATTAGTAGATTTTACGTTTGTTTTAGAAGAATTAAAAAATAAATATTGCCTTGATAACGGCCGGAATGCAGTGCCGCCTATTCGTATGTTCAAATATTTGTTACTAAAATCGATCTTTGATTTATCAGATGTTGATGTTGTTGAACGATCAAAGTATGATATGTCTTTTAAATATTTTCTTGATATGGCTCCGGAAGAATCAGTGATCAATTCAAGTTCTTTAACGAAATTTCGTAAGCTTCGTTTAAAAGATGTTGAATTATTAGACATGTTGATCAATAAAACAGTCGAAATCGCACTTGAAAAAGAACTAATTAAAAGTACTTCCATTATAGTTGATGCAACTCATACAAGATCGCGATATAATCAAAAATCACCAAAAGAATTTTTAATGGAAAAGTCAAAGCTTCTTCGAAAAGCTGTTTATCAAATCAATGAGGGAATGAGAGGAAAATTCCCACAAAAGCCAACAACGAATGATTTAATCGATGAAATTAAATATAGTCAAAAAGTCATCCAATCTGTGGAAAAAGAAGAATCAATCCGTGAATATCCAAAAGTCAAAGAAAAACTAAACTATCTAAAAGAAATTGTAGAAGATTACGAGGGCAACCTAGAATTTTCACATGATCCTGACGCAAAAACTGGTCACAAATCAGCTGATACCTCATTCTTTGGTTATAAAACACATATTGCGATGAACGAAGAGCGTCTTATTACAGCTGCATTGGTTACTACTGGTGAAAAAAATGATGGAAAGTACCTACAAACATTGATTGAAAAAAGTTGTGAAACAGGAATGGAAATTGATACAGTCATTGGTGATACAGCTTATTCAGAGATTGATAATCTTCAATACGTAAATGAAAATGAATTAAAATTAGTTTCGAAATTAAACCCAACGATTACACATGGAACACGTAAAAAAGAAGATGAATTTCAATATAATAAGGATGCGGGTATGTACGTTTGCAAGGCAGGTCATATGGCAATCCGAAAAAGAAGACAAGAAAGAAAAAATCAGAAAAAAAATCCGCGAGATATGTATTACTTTGATATTGAAAAATGTAAAAAATGTCCCTTTAAAGATGGATGTTACAAAGAAGGTGCCAAAAGTAAATCATATAGTGTAACAATTAAATCAACTGAACACAAAGAGCATGCACAATTTCAAGAAAGCGAATATTTCAAAGAGAAATCAAAAGAACGCTATAAAATTGAAGCAAAAAATAGTGAATTAAAACACAGACACGGGTACAATGTAGCAAATTCCACGGGTCTATTAGGCATGGAAATGCAAGGGGCAATGGCCATATTCGCAGTTAATTTAAAACGAATACTGACCTTAATGAAGGAAGAAAAATAA